From Syntrophaceae bacterium, one genomic window encodes:
- a CDS encoding dehydratase translates to MNKDCFEDYTLGECLVSPGRTITETDIVFFSAFTGDWHPLHTDVEYAKKSFFGERIAHGMLGLVVGSALMFRLGPNVLLPKSFIAFYGMDKIRFTGPIKIGDTIRCEAVVKELQARDEKTGVLRYEASIKNQRDETCLVFHPGFLVGRRKA, encoded by the coding sequence ATGAACAAGGACTGTTTTGAGGATTACACGCTGGGAGAGTGCCTGGTCAGTCCGGGCCGGACGATCACCGAGACGGACATCGTCTTTTTCTCCGCCTTTACGGGCGACTGGCATCCTCTCCACACCGACGTAGAGTATGCGAAAAAGTCGTTTTTCGGGGAGCGGATCGCCCACGGGATGCTGGGACTCGTCGTCGGGTCGGCACTGATGTTCCGCCTCGGTCCCAACGTCCTCCTGCCCAAGAGCTTCATTGCTTTCTACGGCATGGACAAGATCCGCTTCACCGGCCCGATCAAGATCGGCGACACGATCCGTTGCGAGGCCGTGGTGAAGGAGCTTCAGGCGCGGGACGAGAAGACGGGGGTCCTCCGGTACGAGGCGAGCATCAAGAACCAGCGCGACGAGACGTGCCTGGTCTTTCACCCGGGATTCCTGGTGGGGCGCAGGAAGGCATAG
- a CDS encoding enoyl-CoA hydratase/isomerase family protein has protein sequence MQEKTVLMSRQEAICTITINRPSVRNAWTREFAAELAEAFRMAGKEAGTRVVILEGAGRDFSSGADIGLFKAEFPAPVWLDGMRDLKDLILVMRRIPQPVIAKVRGVAIGGGINLALAADFVVAAETARFCENFSNIGIVVDAGGNFFLPRLVGLVKARELALLGDVIDGKTAAAMGLIYKSVPEAELDAAVAALADRLAGKSLEAMALIKEALDTSFEMSLPSTLEWEAAHQAVMTQTEALKTAARLFLQSRGKG, from the coding sequence ATGCAGGAGAAGACGGTTCTAATGAGCAGGCAGGAGGCAATCTGTACCATCACGATCAACAGGCCCTCGGTCAGGAACGCCTGGACCCGCGAATTTGCGGCGGAGTTGGCGGAGGCCTTCCGGATGGCGGGGAAAGAGGCTGGCACCCGGGTTGTGATCCTGGAAGGAGCGGGACGCGATTTTTCCTCCGGAGCGGACATCGGCCTGTTCAAAGCGGAATTCCCCGCCCCGGTCTGGCTGGACGGGATGAGGGATTTGAAGGATCTGATCCTGGTCATGCGGCGGATCCCGCAGCCGGTGATCGCCAAGGTCCGGGGGGTGGCCATCGGCGGCGGCATCAACCTGGCACTGGCGGCGGATTTTGTCGTCGCCGCCGAGACGGCGCGATTCTGTGAGAACTTCTCGAACATCGGGATCGTCGTCGATGCGGGGGGAAACTTCTTTCTCCCCCGCCTCGTGGGTCTCGTGAAGGCGCGGGAACTGGCGCTGCTCGGGGATGTCATCGACGGGAAAACAGCCGCCGCCATGGGCTTGATTTACAAGTCCGTTCCCGAGGCGGAGCTCGACGCGGCCGTGGCCGCCCTCGCGGATCGGCTGGCGGGAAAATCCCTGGAGGCCATGGCTCTGATCAAGGAAGCCCTGGACACGAGTTTCGAGATGTCGCTGCCGTCGACCCTGGAGTGGGAGGCGGCCCACCAGGCGGTCATGACGCAGACGGAGGCGCTGAAGACGGCGGCGAGGCTGTTCCTTCAGTCCCGCGGGAAAGGATGA
- a CDS encoding AMP-binding protein: protein MDERIARNMMRRVAYGDCLRRTTLRYPNREAVVDGGKRITFTELNGMANRFANALKKRGFQKGAKIAFISLNALEHFVAFYGTAKAGMVFVPINPLFKTDELAFALNHADCEVVVFNGMLYAGFKDAFAQAEKVKLYIAFNPPPGDFLTFDAFLEEGPDTEPETFIEADDDLLILFTGGTTSYPKAAVLSHLNLFVCTNGILVDIPFTHRDKLFMVMPLFHVGAFIIASLHNFVGGAVHVYMLPDMKQVLVNVEREKITCTILISPLWRQLIDHPDFEKHDLSSLRLCVYFTAVMPEDLLKLVMEKICPDLCLCFGQTEMSPSTTCFKPEDQLRKMKSLGNPTVNVEIAIMDEFGNLLPTGEAGEIVYRSPQVMKGYYKQEQESEEVFAHGWFHSGDVGYLDGENYLYFLDRKKDMIKTGGENVASLEVEKTIYLDPRVQEVHVIGLPHERWMEAITAFVILKPGQTAEEKEIIALCKEKMVGFKVPKRVVFVPDLPRSAVGKALKRKIREEYLDLYQGER, encoded by the coding sequence ATGGACGAGCGGATTGCGCGGAACATGATGCGGCGTGTGGCTTACGGGGACTGCCTGAGGCGGACAACGCTCCGGTATCCGAACCGGGAAGCCGTTGTGGATGGCGGAAAGCGGATCACGTTTACCGAACTGAACGGCATGGCCAACCGGTTTGCCAATGCCCTCAAAAAAAGAGGTTTTCAGAAGGGTGCAAAGATCGCCTTCATCTCCCTCAACGCCCTGGAGCACTTTGTCGCCTTTTACGGAACGGCGAAAGCCGGCATGGTTTTTGTCCCCATCAACCCCCTCTTCAAGACGGACGAGCTTGCCTTTGCCCTGAACCATGCGGACTGCGAGGTGGTGGTCTTCAACGGCATGCTGTACGCCGGGTTCAAGGACGCCTTTGCACAGGCGGAAAAAGTCAAGCTGTACATTGCATTCAATCCTCCGCCGGGGGACTTCCTCACGTTCGACGCCTTTCTGGAGGAGGGCCCGGACACGGAGCCGGAGACCTTCATCGAGGCGGACGACGACCTCCTGATCCTTTTCACGGGTGGGACCACCAGCTATCCAAAGGCGGCCGTCCTCTCCCACCTCAACCTGTTCGTCTGCACGAACGGAATCCTCGTCGATATTCCCTTCACGCACCGGGACAAGCTGTTCATGGTCATGCCGCTGTTCCACGTGGGGGCGTTCATCATCGCGAGCCTCCACAACTTCGTCGGCGGGGCGGTTCATGTCTACATGCTGCCCGACATGAAGCAGGTCCTGGTCAACGTCGAGCGTGAAAAGATCACCTGCACGATTCTCATCTCTCCGCTCTGGCGCCAGCTGATCGACCACCCCGATTTCGAGAAGCATGACCTCTCGTCCCTCCGTCTGTGTGTCTATTTCACGGCAGTCATGCCGGAAGACCTCCTGAAGCTGGTGATGGAAAAGATCTGCCCCGATCTCTGCCTGTGCTTCGGCCAGACCGAGATGTCCCCGTCCACGACCTGCTTCAAGCCGGAGGACCAGCTTCGCAAGATGAAGTCCCTGGGCAACCCGACGGTGAACGTCGAGATCGCCATCATGGACGAGTTCGGAAACCTTCTGCCCACAGGCGAGGCGGGGGAGATCGTCTACCGCAGCCCCCAGGTCATGAAGGGGTACTACAAGCAGGAACAGGAGAGCGAAGAGGTCTTCGCCCACGGCTGGTTCCACAGCGGCGACGTGGGGTATCTCGACGGGGAGAACTACCTGTATTTCCTCGACCGCAAGAAGGACATGATCAAGACGGGCGGCGAAAACGTGGCTTCCCTCGAGGTGGAGAAAACGATCTACCTGGATCCGCGGGTCCAGGAAGTGCACGTGATCGGCCTGCCCCACGAGCGCTGGATGGAGGCGATTACCGCCTTCGTCATCCTCAAACCGGGGCAGACGGCGGAGGAGAAGGAAATCATCGCCCTGTGCAAGGAGAAGATGGTGGGGTTCAAGGTGCCCAAGCGGGTCGTCTTCGTGCCGGACCTGCCGCGGTCGGCCGTCGGCAAGGCCCTGAAGCGGAAGATCCGGGAAGAGTATCTCGACCTTTACCAGGGGGAACGATGA
- a CDS encoding DUF2157 domain-containing protein: MMQDSIDAAFQRKLKKEMEQWRADGLLTEEQRERILARYRHIEEIEQKAGSGRMIQTISILGSILVGVGVLLFIAANWSEIPRIAKLGIIFVSLLTSHGLGYWLRYEKKNFPRVGASLILLGSILFGAGIFLIAQIYNITVHYPNGPLLWGLGILPLAYLLRFRSVLLLSLLALSLWLGMEASFHVSDLFQYVPVIVLYWTAGMAVWVLGLAHEGSASFRELSGPYVLVGLLMTYAGTFLLTFDTRQENLGTPELMPFYLGILVLFAAAAAVTTLKGSRDAGWRAELAALATLTAGLCLLAATSPGVATGPGFLSPRLLFNLLFAAGIIGLICLGYIRRRPLYINIGLVFFVLDVVARYVDFFWKLLPRSLFFIAGGCILLAGGLFLERKRRVVLESFRVKEEIP, translated from the coding sequence ATGATGCAGGATTCCATCGACGCGGCGTTTCAGCGGAAGCTCAAAAAGGAAATGGAGCAGTGGCGGGCCGACGGCCTGCTGACCGAGGAGCAGCGGGAGCGGATCCTGGCGCGCTACCGGCACATCGAGGAAATCGAGCAGAAAGCCGGTTCCGGCAGGATGATCCAGACGATTTCCATCCTCGGGTCCATCCTCGTGGGGGTGGGGGTGCTTCTGTTCATCGCCGCCAACTGGTCGGAGATTCCCCGCATCGCCAAGCTCGGCATCATCTTCGTCTCGCTCCTGACCAGCCATGGCCTCGGCTACTGGCTGCGGTACGAAAAGAAAAACTTTCCCCGGGTGGGCGCCTCGCTGATCCTGCTCGGGTCCATCCTCTTCGGCGCGGGGATTTTCCTGATCGCCCAGATTTACAACATCACCGTTCACTACCCCAACGGCCCGCTCCTGTGGGGCCTGGGGATCCTGCCCCTGGCGTACCTGCTGCGCTTCCGAAGCGTCCTCTTGCTCTCCCTCCTGGCACTCTCTCTGTGGCTGGGCATGGAGGCGAGCTTTCACGTATCGGATCTCTTCCAGTACGTCCCGGTCATCGTCCTCTACTGGACGGCCGGCATGGCGGTCTGGGTCCTCGGCCTGGCCCACGAGGGGTCGGCTTCGTTCCGGGAGCTCTCCGGACCGTATGTCCTGGTCGGACTCCTGATGACCTATGCCGGGACGTTTCTTCTGACCTTCGACACCCGGCAGGAAAACCTGGGGACACCGGAGCTGATGCCGTTTTACCTGGGAATCCTGGTCCTGTTCGCAGCGGCGGCCGCCGTTACCACCCTGAAGGGCAGCAGGGATGCCGGCTGGAGAGCCGAGCTCGCGGCGCTTGCCACGCTGACAGCCGGTCTCTGCCTCCTGGCGGCGACGTCTCCGGGCGTGGCGACGGGTCCCGGATTCCTGTCGCCGCGCCTGCTGTTCAACCTCCTCTTTGCTGCCGGTATCATCGGGCTGATCTGCCTCGGCTACATCCGCCGCCGGCCGCTGTACATCAATATCGGTCTCGTGTTTTTCGTGCTGGACGTGGTTGCGCGATACGTGGATTTCTTCTGGAAGCTCCTGCCGCGGTCGCTTTTCTTCATCGCCGGCGGATGCATCCTGCTGGCCGGTGGCCTGTTTCTGGAGCGGAAGCGCCGCGTCGTCCTCGAATCGTTCCGGGTGAAGGAGGAGATCCCGTGA
- a CDS encoding AMP-binding protein → MPKNFSRWPEGVSRTLNYPEVPLFQIIRSSAKLWPERNAIIFSGMEMTFLELDKLSDRFAAALSDLGVRKGDRVAIHLPNCPQFAVAYYGLLKAGAVFVPISPLLAEKEFVFQLNDSGAGIYIGLDLLFGMPQKALPETPVRHVILVSLADCYAPLVAPAKLLRKSPFEEKVLDFTELLSKYHPEAPGIQFSPREDLAHISYTGGTTGTPKGVMVTHFNGIAASCQLCYWFLGGDVDFRDGVFGVKRTDGDREEDHVIRRGREMSLVVPPWFHAMGAFAFLNMQLLAGCTLIVQPRFDAADFLSAIPKYGVSIFGGAPQIFYPLVEHPFFPETDMSGVRLIASGAAPISHDLLRTLTETMEGVVCEAYGMTEVTVGCAFTPAEKGALRIGSVGLPVQDTEIRIVDPADDTKEMSPGEIGEICVKGPQVMKGYWNQPEETKLVLNGEGWLLTGDIGRFDEDGYLYIVDRKKDMLIYKGYNIYPRDLEEVLNRHPAVAQSAVVGKRDDRYGELPVAFVQTSPGSAVTADELLEFANAQLAKYKKIRRIEVMEQLPASAAGKILRRELRDRAQALPVTV, encoded by the coding sequence ATGCCGAAAAATTTCTCCAGATGGCCCGAAGGCGTTTCAAGGACCCTGAATTATCCCGAGGTCCCCCTGTTTCAGATCATCCGCTCTTCCGCCAAGCTCTGGCCGGAGCGCAATGCGATCATTTTCTCCGGGATGGAAATGACCTTCCTGGAGCTCGACAAGCTGTCCGACCGGTTCGCCGCGGCTCTGTCCGACCTGGGGGTCCGGAAGGGCGACCGGGTTGCCATCCACCTGCCCAACTGTCCCCAGTTCGCCGTTGCCTATTACGGGCTTCTGAAGGCGGGGGCCGTGTTCGTTCCCATCAGCCCGCTTCTTGCCGAGAAGGAGTTCGTCTTCCAGCTCAACGATTCGGGGGCCGGGATATACATTGGGCTGGATCTGCTTTTCGGGATGCCTCAAAAGGCCCTGCCGGAAACGCCGGTCCGGCACGTCATCCTGGTGAGTCTGGCGGATTGCTATGCGCCGCTCGTCGCCCCTGCCAAACTGCTCAGGAAAAGTCCGTTCGAAGAGAAGGTCCTCGATTTTACCGAGCTTCTCTCGAAGTATCACCCCGAGGCACCGGGAATCCAATTCTCCCCGAGAGAAGACCTGGCGCACATCTCCTACACGGGGGGCACCACGGGAACGCCCAAGGGGGTGATGGTGACCCATTTCAACGGCATCGCGGCCTCGTGCCAGCTCTGCTACTGGTTTCTGGGCGGAGACGTGGATTTCCGGGACGGCGTGTTCGGGGTGAAGCGAACGGACGGCGACCGGGAGGAGGATCACGTCATCCGACGGGGCCGGGAAATGAGCCTGGTCGTTCCACCATGGTTCCACGCCATGGGTGCCTTCGCCTTTCTCAACATGCAGCTTCTCGCCGGCTGCACGCTGATCGTCCAGCCCCGGTTCGACGCGGCGGATTTTCTGAGCGCCATTCCGAAGTACGGGGTCTCCATCTTCGGCGGCGCTCCGCAGATCTTCTACCCGCTGGTGGAGCACCCGTTCTTCCCCGAGACCGACATGTCCGGCGTCCGGCTCATCGCCTCGGGGGCCGCACCCATCTCCCACGACCTGCTCCGGACGCTCACCGAGACCATGGAGGGCGTTGTCTGCGAGGCCTACGGGATGACGGAGGTGACCGTCGGCTGCGCCTTCACCCCGGCGGAGAAGGGGGCCCTGCGCATCGGCTCGGTCGGCCTGCCTGTTCAGGACACGGAGATCCGGATCGTGGATCCGGCGGACGACACGAAAGAAATGTCCCCGGGCGAGATCGGGGAGATCTGCGTGAAAGGCCCGCAGGTTATGAAAGGATACTGGAACCAGCCGGAGGAGACAAAGCTGGTCCTGAACGGGGAGGGCTGGCTCCTGACGGGTGACATCGGCCGGTTCGACGAAGACGGCTACCTGTACATCGTCGACCGGAAGAAGGACATGCTCATCTACAAGGGATACAATATTTACCCGCGTGACCTGGAAGAGGTTTTGAACCGGCATCCGGCGGTCGCCCAGTCCGCCGTGGTCGGAAAGCGGGACGACCGGTACGGGGAGTTGCCGGTGGCGTTTGTGCAGACCAGCCCCGGAAGCGCCGTCACGGCGGATGAGTTGCTGGAGTTCGCTAATGCCCAGCTGGCAAAATATAAAAAGATCCGCAGGATTGAAGTCATGGAGCAGCTTCCGGCAAGCGCCGCCGGGAAAATCCTGCGGCGCGAGCTCAGGGACAGGGCCCAGGCCCTCCCCGTGACGGTTTGA